In Haloarcula salinisoli, one genomic interval encodes:
- a CDS encoding HD domain-containing protein has product MSESDDEAGGRIYDPDADHAFPDERVNDVLAMLAADEEVQAYLEAQNVNPVARKRYNDHGTKHISIVRNRALCLYDLLKQGGVEFNGAAEQGLEEADEAVVIALAATLHDIGHVVHRDEHPYYSIPLAADLLDRLLEPYYDVGERVRMKGEVLHAILCHHTEEEPLTLEAGVVRIADALDMERGRSRIPYERGGRGINTVSSQAIETVTLTNGDDYPVLVEIEMNNAAGVYQVDNLLKAKLTDSGLEESIRIVALNSHENGDRIVERIEL; this is encoded by the coding sequence ATGAGTGAGAGCGACGACGAGGCGGGCGGCCGCATATACGACCCCGACGCCGACCACGCGTTCCCCGACGAACGGGTCAACGACGTCCTCGCCATGCTGGCCGCCGACGAGGAAGTGCAGGCGTATCTCGAAGCCCAGAACGTCAACCCAGTGGCTCGCAAACGCTACAACGACCACGGGACCAAACACATCAGCATCGTCCGGAACCGTGCGCTCTGTCTCTACGACCTGCTCAAGCAGGGCGGCGTCGAGTTCAACGGCGCGGCCGAGCAGGGCCTCGAAGAGGCAGACGAGGCGGTCGTCATCGCGCTCGCGGCGACGCTGCACGACATCGGCCACGTCGTCCACCGCGACGAACACCCCTACTACTCGATTCCCCTCGCCGCCGACCTGCTGGACCGACTGCTCGAACCGTACTACGACGTGGGCGAGCGCGTCCGTATGAAAGGCGAGGTGTTACACGCTATCCTCTGTCACCACACCGAGGAAGAGCCCCTGACGCTGGAGGCTGGCGTGGTCCGGATTGCCGACGCCCTGGACATGGAGCGGGGCCGCTCGCGCATCCCCTACGAGCGGGGCGGCCGTGGCATCAACACGGTCTCCAGTCAGGCCATCGAGACCGTGACGCTCACGAACGGCGACGACTACCCCGTCCTGGTCGAGATAGAGATGAACAACGCCGCCGGCGTCTATCAGGTCGACAACCTCTTGAAGGCGAAGCTGACCGACTCCGGCCTCGAAGAGAGCATCCGTATCGTGGCGCTCAACAGCCACGAGAACGGGGACCGAATCGTCGAGCGAATCGAGCTCTGA
- a CDS encoding redoxin domain-containing protein has product MISVGDEAPDFTAPLANGDVAEVTLSDAVADGPVVLAFFPGAFTSVCSHEMETFDERLEEFADAGVTVYGVSIDTPFAQNAFREELGLGFGLVSDSNRDIVDAYDIAMDFTALGVHNLAKRAVFVVDEDRTVTYAWVSDDPGVEPDYDEVVAAVQDD; this is encoded by the coding sequence ATGATCTCAGTCGGCGACGAAGCGCCCGATTTCACCGCCCCGCTCGCGAACGGTGACGTAGCCGAAGTTACCCTCTCAGACGCCGTCGCGGACGGGCCGGTCGTACTCGCCTTCTTCCCGGGCGCGTTCACGAGCGTCTGCAGCCACGAGATGGAAACGTTCGACGAGCGTCTCGAGGAGTTCGCCGACGCGGGCGTCACCGTCTACGGCGTCAGCATCGACACACCTTTCGCCCAGAACGCCTTCCGCGAGGAGCTGGGGCTGGGCTTCGGCCTCGTCAGCGACAGCAACCGTGACATCGTCGACGCCTACGACATCGCGATGGATTTCACTGCGCTGGGTGTCCACAACCTCGCCAAGCGAGCGGTGTTCGTCGTCGACGAGGACCGCACCGTCACGTACGCGTGGGTCAGCGACGACCCCGGGGTCGAACCCGACTACGACGAGGTAGTCGCGGCGGTCCAGGACGACTGA
- the tatA gene encoding twin-arginine translocase TatA/TatE family subunit, with the protein MSGTIVPLFPGVPGGVELLVILLIAVLLFGANKIPKLARSTGEAMGEFQKGREEVEQELEEMREGATPSDSTTEAASDSKTEAAGDSATETTEEKTTESSSN; encoded by the coding sequence ATGTCAGGGACCATCGTACCACTGTTCCCAGGTGTGCCCGGTGGGGTGGAGCTGCTCGTTATCCTCCTCATCGCCGTGCTCCTGTTCGGCGCCAACAAGATTCCGAAGCTCGCTCGCTCGACCGGCGAGGCCATGGGCGAGTTCCAGAAAGGCCGCGAAGAAGTCGAGCAAGAACTCGAAGAGATGCGCGAGGGCGCGACCCCCAGCGACTCGACGACCGAGGCTGCGAGTGACTCCAAGACCGAGGCTGCGGGCGACTCCGCGACCGAGACGACTGAAGAGAAAACCACCGAATCCAGCAGCAACTAA
- a CDS encoding halocyanin domain-containing protein produces MTANPDRRAFLGITAATAAGLLAGCSSSDGGVPSETGSPQQTVDQYLNETDNYDGTIQDETGSDSVTVDVGAEGNGGAYAFAPPAVRIDSGTTVTWVWTGNGSGHNVVHEQGEFESETTAEADNEFEHTFESTGTYLYYCAPHLGFNMRGAVVVE; encoded by the coding sequence ATGACAGCAAATCCGGACCGGCGGGCGTTCCTCGGAATCACGGCGGCCACGGCAGCGGGGCTCCTGGCCGGGTGTAGTAGCTCGGACGGCGGCGTCCCCTCCGAGACCGGCAGCCCACAGCAGACCGTCGACCAGTACCTCAACGAGACCGACAACTACGACGGCACGATACAGGACGAGACCGGCAGCGACAGCGTCACCGTCGACGTCGGCGCCGAGGGCAACGGCGGCGCCTACGCATTCGCGCCGCCGGCCGTCCGCATCGACTCGGGAACGACCGTCACGTGGGTCTGGACGGGCAACGGGAGCGGCCACAACGTCGTCCACGAACAGGGCGAGTTCGAGAGCGAGACGACCGCCGAGGCAGACAACGAGTTCGAACACACCTTCGAGTCGACCGGAACGTATCTCTACTACTGCGCCCCGCATCTCGGGTTCAATATGCGCGGCGCCGTGGTCGTGGAATAG
- a CDS encoding cryptochrome/photolyase family protein, translating into MTVWLRGDHLVRHRGPVARRPDERVLLVEAESFARKLPYHPHKLTLVFGAMRRLRDELREAGRTVHYRQVGTFEDGLTAHFETHPDDRLVTTAPQADGARERIESLVSDAGGTVEFVPDERFCCSPEQFDEWAGDGRYRHENFYRFMRRETGYLMDGGDPVGGEWNYDDQNRETPPADWSPADPPSFDYDDIVHETAAWVEQTFAGGYEDPPYGGDWADPEPFRWPVTRRQAVRALDHFVTHRLADFGPYQDAMRGGEWAMSHSLLSTSLNLGLLLPDEVIERAIEAYEDGSVPLNSVEGFVRQVLGWREFMRHVYRREMPDLATANQLGADEPLPELYWTGDTDMACLSDVVDGVRERGYSHHIERLMILANFGLVYGVEPAQLNRWFHAGYVDAFHWVTTPNVVEMGLYGAGVFATKPYAASANYVDKMSDYCSGCPYYKTKTTGEGACPFNALYWDFLDRNEDQLRSNHRMGLMYSHVDNKDEEEWNDIRERADEIRTLAERGDL; encoded by the coding sequence GTGACGGTGTGGCTCCGGGGTGACCATCTGGTCCGCCATCGGGGTCCAGTGGCCCGACGGCCCGACGAGCGTGTGCTGCTCGTCGAGGCCGAATCGTTCGCCCGCAAACTGCCCTACCATCCGCACAAGCTGACGCTGGTCTTTGGCGCGATGCGGCGGCTCCGGGACGAGCTGCGCGAGGCGGGCCGAACCGTCCACTACCGTCAAGTCGGGACGTTCGAAGACGGGCTGACCGCCCACTTCGAGACCCATCCCGACGACCGGCTGGTGACGACGGCGCCACAGGCCGACGGCGCGCGCGAACGCATCGAGTCTCTCGTCTCGGATGCCGGCGGCACCGTCGAGTTCGTCCCCGACGAACGGTTCTGCTGCTCGCCCGAGCAGTTCGACGAGTGGGCGGGCGACGGCCGGTATCGCCACGAGAATTTCTATCGGTTCATGCGCCGTGAGACCGGCTATCTCATGGACGGTGGCGACCCCGTCGGCGGCGAGTGGAACTACGACGACCAGAACCGCGAGACGCCGCCAGCGGACTGGTCACCGGCCGACCCGCCCAGCTTCGACTACGACGATATCGTCCACGAGACAGCGGCGTGGGTCGAGCAGACCTTCGCTGGCGGCTACGAGGACCCGCCCTACGGCGGCGACTGGGCCGACCCCGAACCCTTCCGCTGGCCGGTGACGCGCCGTCAGGCGGTGCGAGCCCTGGACCACTTCGTCACCCACCGGCTCGCCGACTTCGGCCCGTACCAGGACGCGATGCGGGGCGGGGAGTGGGCGATGAGCCACAGTCTGCTGTCGACGTCGCTGAATCTCGGCTTGCTCCTGCCCGACGAGGTCATCGAGCGTGCTATCGAGGCCTACGAGGACGGTTCGGTCCCGCTCAACAGCGTCGAGGGGTTCGTCAGGCAGGTGCTTGGCTGGCGGGAGTTCATGCGCCACGTCTACCGCCGGGAGATGCCCGACCTGGCGACGGCCAATCAGCTGGGGGCCGACGAGCCGTTGCCGGAGCTGTACTGGACCGGCGACACCGACATGGCCTGTCTCTCGGACGTGGTCGACGGTGTCAGAGAGCGGGGATACTCACACCACATCGAGCGGCTGATGATTCTGGCGAACTTCGGGCTCGTCTACGGTGTCGAGCCCGCACAGCTGAACCGGTGGTTCCACGCGGGCTACGTCGACGCCTTCCACTGGGTGACGACGCCCAACGTCGTCGAGATGGGGCTGTACGGCGCCGGCGTCTTCGCGACGAAACCGTACGCCGCCTCGGCCAACTACGTCGACAAGATGAGCGACTACTGTTCGGGCTGTCCCTACTACAAGACCAAGACCACCGGCGAGGGGGCCTGTCCGTTCAATGCGCTGTACTGGGACTTTCTGGACCGCAACGAAGACCAACTCAGGTCGAACCACCGTATGGGGCTGATGTACAGCCACGTGGACAACAAGGACGAGGAGGAGTGGAACGACATTCGCGAGCGGGCCGACGAGATACGGACGCTGGCCGAGCGAGGGGACCTGTGA
- a CDS encoding ABC1 kinase family protein: MSESQPAERSQSSQRRQPSGLGVRLRALWRALVVAWQFVPFLWAWARDRKRFLFFGRSRDVTSEQRVQRARRLKTTFVELGPAFIKLGQMLSTRPDALPAEYIEVLSELQDKVPPEPWAEIEPLLASELGAPVDERFDEFDTDPISGASLGQVYEASIDGQRVAVKVLRPDIRERVESDLRVLETLTPVLARGAEPAQAYTLENLSEEFAATIREEMDYAHEARMLRDIGASFADRDDVAIPEVVASHSTDRVVTMTYLDGVKIDAVERIDELGVDRGELVQRLEEVYIQMIVEDGRFHADPHPGNLAVQADGTLVFYDFGMTGQLGPRTREQLMEFYVGLAADDVERVMDAFVAMGALDPAANRDVMAEAFEIVIEQFRGEDISEYRVEQLVGQFESQLYEFPMRLPQDLALVVRVTTVLEGVCRTLDPEFDFIEIITDYVMEQGQADAGEAIREEIQETVTRGARSLVTTAPRAERALDIAERGELTLATVLKDGDGLARQMAKRLLLGFVAAAGIPVAALFYVDATLPSMTLALGVTGFSLAALVWSFRRSRGSSLGSPQFTRHEMRRREDQR, from the coding sequence GTGAGTGAGTCGCAGCCGGCCGAGCGGAGCCAGTCGTCCCAGCGCCGACAGCCGTCAGGTCTCGGGGTTCGGCTGCGGGCCCTGTGGCGTGCGCTGGTGGTCGCCTGGCAGTTCGTCCCCTTCCTCTGGGCGTGGGCCAGAGACCGCAAGCGGTTCCTGTTTTTCGGCCGGTCGAGAGACGTTACGAGCGAGCAGCGCGTCCAGCGGGCGCGGCGACTCAAGACGACCTTCGTCGAGCTCGGGCCGGCCTTTATCAAGCTCGGGCAGATGCTGTCGACGCGGCCCGACGCCCTCCCGGCGGAGTACATCGAGGTACTCTCGGAGCTACAGGACAAGGTGCCGCCCGAACCGTGGGCGGAAATCGAACCGCTGTTAGCGTCGGAACTGGGCGCGCCCGTCGACGAGCGCTTCGACGAGTTCGACACCGACCCCATCAGCGGCGCGTCGCTGGGACAGGTGTACGAGGCGAGCATCGACGGCCAGCGCGTCGCGGTCAAAGTCCTCCGGCCAGATATCCGCGAGCGCGTCGAGTCCGACCTGCGCGTCCTGGAGACGCTGACACCGGTGCTTGCCAGAGGGGCGGAGCCGGCCCAGGCCTACACCCTCGAGAACCTGAGCGAGGAGTTCGCGGCCACCATCCGTGAGGAGATGGACTACGCCCACGAGGCGCGGATGTTGCGGGATATCGGTGCGAGCTTCGCCGACCGCGACGACGTGGCTATCCCCGAGGTCGTCGCGAGCCACTCGACGGACCGCGTGGTGACGATGACGTATCTCGACGGCGTGAAGATAGACGCCGTCGAACGAATCGACGAGCTGGGCGTCGACCGTGGTGAGCTGGTCCAGCGACTGGAGGAGGTGTACATCCAGATGATAGTCGAGGACGGCCGATTCCACGCCGACCCCCACCCCGGGAACCTGGCGGTGCAGGCCGACGGGACGCTGGTATTCTACGACTTCGGGATGACCGGACAGCTGGGCCCCCGTACCCGCGAGCAGCTGATGGAGTTCTACGTCGGGCTGGCGGCCGACGACGTCGAGCGGGTGATGGACGCCTTCGTCGCGATGGGCGCACTGGACCCGGCGGCGAACCGCGACGTAATGGCCGAAGCGTTCGAAATCGTCATCGAGCAGTTCCGGGGCGAGGACATCAGCGAGTATCGCGTCGAGCAGCTCGTGGGCCAGTTCGAGAGCCAGCTCTACGAGTTCCCGATGCGCCTGCCACAGGACCTGGCGCTCGTGGTCCGCGTGACCACGGTACTTGAGGGGGTCTGTCGCACACTGGACCCCGAGTTCGACTTCATCGAGATAATCACTGACTACGTGATGGAACAGGGGCAGGCCGACGCCGGCGAGGCGATTCGCGAGGAGATTCAGGAGACCGTCACCCGGGGCGCCCGGTCGCTCGTGACGACGGCGCCACGGGCCGAGCGGGCCCTCGATATCGCCGAGCGCGGGGAGCTGACACTGGCGACTGTCCTCAAAGACGGCGACGGCCTCGCCCGACAGATGGCAAAGCGGCTGTTGCTTGGCTTCGTCGCGGCCGCCGGGATTCCAGTTGCGGCTCTCTTCTACGTCGACGCGACGCTCCCGTCGATGACGCTGGCACTGGGGGTCACGGGGTTCTCACTCGCCGCTCTCGTGTGGTCGTTCCGCCGGTCGCGTGGCAGCAGTCTCGGCTCGCCGCAGTTCACGCGCCACGAGATGCGTCGCCGCGAGGACCAGAGGTAG
- a CDS encoding heavy metal translocating P-type ATPase: MTDRTIRLELTGMSCANCSGTIEDRVGGLDGVSSVDANYATDEGSVTYDPEQVSVADIVDAVHDAGYGVDTETATIGITDMTCSNCAQTNTEALEEVAGVVSADVNYATDEAQVTYLPSVVSLADLYDAIEAAGYSPVRQEGGDSDDGQSSADRRDAARNEEVRKQRRLTLFGAALSLPLAVFMANHLLSLGLFEATLLGVPLGWVQFALATPVQIALGKPFYENAYKALVKNRRANMDVLIALGSTTAYGYSVVALLDIIASTGLYFDTAAFILVFITLGNYLEARSKSQAGAAIRELLEMEADTATVVREDGSEAEIPLDEVAVGDRLKVRPGEKIPTDGIVRDGGSAVDESMVTGESVPVEKSEGDEVIGATVNQNGVLEVEATRVGSETALQQIVERVKAAQSRQPDIQNVADRISAYFVPAVIANAVLWAVVWALFPDALSGFVAALPIWGLAAGGPAAVGVTEFAVVVFASAVLIACPCALGLATPAATMVGTTIGARNGVLFKGGDVLETVRDIDTVVFDKTGTLTEGAMELTDVEVVGPATDGSGPDAAADGGTLEERPELTEAFVLELAASAESGSEHPLAEAIVEGARERGVDFADAEEFENVPGQGVRATTEHGEVLVGNRKLLEDNGVDTAPAEERMDALEREGKTAMLVALADDGDGDYRLVGVVADADTVKDSATRAVSDLRERGLDVWMITGDNGRTARAVAEQVGIDPDNVQAEVLPEEKAAAVEEIQRDGSRAMMVGDGVNDAPALATATVGCAIGSGTDVAIEAADVTLLRDDPADVLKTIRISEASLRKIKQNLFWALGYNTVMIPLASLGLLQPALAAGAMAASSVSVLANSLAFRRYTPDEDYELLGRLRP, translated from the coding sequence ATGACGGACCGCACCATACGCCTGGAACTGACGGGGATGAGCTGTGCGAACTGCTCGGGGACCATCGAGGACCGGGTCGGCGGCCTCGACGGCGTCTCGTCGGTCGACGCGAACTACGCGACCGACGAGGGGAGCGTCACCTACGACCCCGAACAGGTGTCGGTGGCCGATATCGTCGACGCCGTCCACGACGCCGGCTACGGCGTCGACACCGAGACGGCGACGATCGGTATCACGGACATGACCTGTTCGAACTGCGCCCAGACCAACACCGAGGCCCTCGAAGAGGTGGCGGGCGTCGTCTCCGCGGACGTCAACTACGCCACCGACGAGGCACAGGTCACCTATCTCCCGTCTGTCGTGTCACTCGCGGACCTCTACGACGCCATCGAAGCGGCCGGTTACTCGCCGGTCCGTCAAGAGGGCGGCGACAGTGACGACGGCCAGTCGTCGGCGGACCGCCGCGACGCCGCCCGGAACGAGGAGGTCCGAAAACAGCGCCGGCTGACCCTCTTCGGCGCGGCGCTCTCGCTGCCGCTGGCCGTGTTCATGGCCAATCACCTCCTCTCGCTGGGCCTCTTCGAGGCGACCCTGCTGGGCGTGCCGCTTGGCTGGGTGCAGTTCGCGCTCGCGACGCCGGTCCAGATAGCGCTGGGCAAGCCGTTCTACGAGAACGCGTACAAAGCGCTGGTGAAGAACCGCCGGGCGAACATGGACGTGCTCATCGCGCTGGGCTCGACGACGGCCTACGGCTACTCGGTCGTCGCCCTGCTCGATATCATCGCGAGCACGGGGCTGTACTTCGACACGGCCGCGTTCATCCTCGTGTTCATCACGCTTGGCAACTACCTCGAAGCCCGCTCGAAGTCCCAGGCCGGCGCGGCAATCCGGGAGCTGCTGGAGATGGAGGCCGACACCGCGACGGTCGTCCGCGAAGATGGGAGCGAAGCGGAGATTCCCCTCGACGAGGTCGCCGTCGGCGACCGGCTGAAGGTCCGCCCCGGCGAGAAGATTCCGACGGACGGTATCGTCCGGGACGGCGGCAGCGCAGTCGACGAGTCGATGGTCACGGGGGAGTCGGTCCCCGTCGAGAAGAGCGAGGGCGACGAGGTCATCGGCGCGACGGTCAACCAGAACGGCGTCCTCGAAGTCGAGGCGACGAGGGTCGGCTCGGAGACCGCGCTCCAGCAGATTGTCGAGCGTGTCAAAGCCGCCCAGTCCCGCCAGCCCGACATCCAGAACGTCGCCGACCGCATCTCCGCGTACTTCGTCCCGGCTGTCATCGCCAACGCCGTCCTCTGGGCGGTCGTCTGGGCACTGTTCCCCGACGCGCTCTCGGGCTTCGTCGCGGCGCTGCCCATCTGGGGGCTCGCAGCGGGCGGCCCCGCCGCCGTCGGCGTCACCGAGTTCGCCGTCGTCGTCTTCGCCTCCGCCGTCCTCATCGCCTGTCCCTGCGCGCTTGGGCTGGCGACGCCCGCCGCGACGATGGTCGGGACCACAATCGGCGCCCGCAACGGCGTCCTCTTCAAGGGCGGCGACGTACTGGAGACGGTCCGGGACATCGACACCGTCGTCTTCGACAAGACCGGGACGCTGACCGAGGGGGCGATGGAGCTGACTGACGTCGAGGTCGTCGGGCCGGCCACCGACGGGAGCGGCCCCGATGCTGCCGCGGACGGGGGGACCCTCGAAGAACGACCCGAACTCACCGAGGCGTTCGTCCTCGAACTCGCCGCCAGCGCCGAGAGCGGGAGCGAACACCCCCTCGCGGAAGCCATCGTCGAGGGGGCCCGCGAGCGCGGCGTCGACTTCGCCGACGCCGAGGAGTTCGAGAACGTCCCCGGCCAGGGGGTCCGCGCGACGACCGAGCACGGCGAGGTACTGGTCGGGAACCGCAAGCTCCTCGAGGACAACGGCGTCGACACCGCCCCCGCCGAGGAGCGCATGGACGCCCTGGAGCGGGAGGGGAAGACGGCGATGTTAGTTGCGCTGGCGGACGACGGCGACGGCGATTACAGACTGGTCGGCGTCGTCGCCGACGCGGACACAGTCAAGGACAGCGCGACCCGGGCCGTCTCGGACCTCCGCGAGCGCGGGCTCGACGTATGGATGATTACGGGCGACAACGGCCGGACCGCCCGCGCGGTCGCCGAGCAGGTCGGTATCGACCCCGACAACGTCCAGGCCGAGGTCCTCCCCGAGGAGAAGGCTGCCGCGGTCGAGGAGATTCAGCGCGATGGGAGTCGGGCGATGATGGTCGGCGACGGCGTCAACGACGCGCCGGCGCTGGCGACGGCCACCGTGGGGTGTGCTATCGGTTCGGGGACCGACGTGGCCATCGAGGCCGCCGACGTGACGCTGCTGCGGGACGACCCCGCCGACGTGTTGAAGACCATCCGCATCTCCGAGGCCAGCCTCCGGAAGATAAAACAGAACCTCTTCTGGGCGCTGGGGTACAACACGGTGATGATTCCGCTGGCCTCGCTGGGGCTGCTCCAGCCCGCGCTGGCCGCCGGAGCGATGGCCGCCTCGTCGGTGTCGGTCCTGGCAAACAGTCTGGCCTTCCGCCGCTACACGCCCGACGAGGACTACGAGCTGCTGGGTCGACTGCGGCCCTGA
- a CDS encoding TMEM165/GDT1 family protein: MSEVTWLGVVAIAAGAQLAVLPGEKVQFIIAGLSTRFHPAMVVAAAGTAFAGWTALEVWLGSAVTELLPGIYLDAMTAALFVLFAYLLVRTAPAKDAPDKEAATGVLTDGGELDVTVPVVDRQVPNKLGGFLPIFAMMAFGEFGDKTQLITISLAAQYPAFGTAIWTGEMLAIIPVSIANALFFHKFSHRFDLRKAHFVGAGLFLFFAADFAVKVAFGFSLWETAVTAMANALPF; encoded by the coding sequence GTGAGCGAGGTCACCTGGCTCGGCGTCGTCGCTATCGCCGCCGGCGCACAACTGGCCGTCCTCCCCGGCGAGAAGGTCCAGTTCATCATCGCGGGGCTCTCGACGCGATTCCACCCGGCGATGGTCGTCGCTGCGGCGGGGACCGCCTTCGCCGGCTGGACGGCGCTGGAAGTCTGGCTCGGCAGCGCGGTCACGGAACTTCTGCCGGGCATCTACCTCGACGCGATGACGGCTGCGCTCTTTGTCCTCTTTGCTTACCTGCTCGTGCGCACGGCACCAGCGAAAGACGCACCGGACAAAGAGGCCGCGACGGGCGTCCTGACCGACGGCGGCGAACTGGACGTGACCGTCCCCGTCGTCGACCGGCAGGTCCCGAACAAGCTGGGGGGCTTCCTGCCCATCTTCGCGATGATGGCCTTCGGCGAGTTCGGCGACAAGACCCAGCTCATCACCATCTCGCTGGCCGCCCAGTACCCCGCGTTCGGAACCGCCATCTGGACCGGTGAGATGCTCGCCATCATCCCCGTCAGCATCGCCAACGCCCTGTTCTTCCACAAGTTCTCACACCGGTTCGACCTCCGGAAGGCCCACTTCGTCGGCGCCGGGCTGTTCCTGTTTTTCGCCGCCGACTTCGCGGTGAAGGTCGCCTTTGGCTTCTCGCTGTGGGAGACCGCCGTCACCGCGATGGCGAACGCGCTGCCGTTCTGA
- a CDS encoding metal-dependent transcriptional regulator: MLSAKMEDYLKAIYRLEREGEPPVATSTIAETLEVTPPTATSMVEKLADRDLVEREKYKGVQLSPEGETVALEVIRHHRLLETFLTEELGYDWSEVHEEAEILEHHISEEFERRVAAALDDPEVDPHGDPIPSDTLDPIDDIPASALADHGEGTRLLVARVRDRDPEELTYLDGAGIRPGVELVVEEVAPIGMVTVRLDSGETVALPDHIADAIQVRNPDEAAEEVSEV; the protein is encoded by the coding sequence ATGTTGAGCGCGAAGATGGAGGACTATCTGAAGGCTATCTACCGGCTCGAACGGGAGGGCGAGCCACCCGTGGCGACCTCGACTATCGCCGAGACGCTGGAGGTGACACCGCCGACCGCGACGAGCATGGTCGAGAAGCTCGCCGACCGCGACCTCGTCGAACGCGAGAAGTACAAGGGTGTACAGCTATCCCCCGAGGGCGAGACGGTCGCGCTGGAGGTCATCCGCCACCATCGGCTACTGGAGACCTTCCTCACCGAGGAGCTGGGATACGACTGGTCGGAGGTCCACGAGGAGGCCGAGATTCTGGAACACCACATCAGCGAGGAGTTCGAGCGCCGCGTCGCCGCCGCGCTGGACGACCCCGAAGTCGACCCCCACGGTGACCCGATTCCCAGCGACACGCTGGACCCCATCGACGACATTCCGGCCTCGGCGCTGGCCGACCATGGCGAGGGAACCCGGCTGCTGGTCGCTCGCGTGCGAGACCGCGACCCGGAGGAGCTGACGTACCTCGACGGCGCTGGCATCCGGCCGGGCGTCGAACTCGTCGTCGAGGAGGTCGCCCCTATCGGGATGGTGACGGTACGGCTGGACAGCGGTGAGACGGTGGCGCTGCCCGACCACATCGCCGACGCGATTCAGGTCCGCAACCCCGACGAGGCCGCCGAAGAGGTGAGCGAGGTGTGA